The proteins below are encoded in one region of Fimbriimonadaceae bacterium:
- a CDS encoding DUF2200 domain-containing protein gives MTNERVFKIKFGSLYPMYVKKVESKGRTKEELDQVLRWLTGYDQAGLEKCKEDGRDLQALFAQAPCLNPNVALIKGLVCGIRVEDIEDPLMQKVRYMDKLVDELAKGKKMEKILRQ, from the coding sequence ATGACGAACGAGCGCGTCTTCAAGATCAAGTTTGGGAGCCTCTACCCCATGTACGTCAAGAAAGTAGAGAGCAAAGGGAGGACGAAAGAAGAGCTCGACCAAGTGCTCCGCTGGCTGACGGGGTACGACCAGGCCGGCCTCGAGAAGTGCAAGGAAGACGGGCGAGACCTGCAGGCCCTCTTCGCCCAGGCCCCGTGCCTCAACCCGAACGTGGCCCTGATCAAGGGCCTCGTCTGCGGCATCCGGGTCGAGGACATCGAGGACCCGCTCATGCAGAAGGTCCGCTATATGGACAAGCTCGTCGACGAGCTGGCCAAGGGCAAGAAGATGGAGAAGATCCTGCGGCAGTGA
- a CDS encoding type II secretion system protein: MSGRNMYSIAGPKEAARGSALDCRGLSLIEVLIVVAIAAILFLVLQPVFITSKRQAMQSDSTSRLHQLGLAAQIYSEANGLKVRSCFELVEAGQVQSSLCTAPLDPTQEGYSNIVMRQLSRGRLGDKSVHPRPYKLSFVGSRDANVSDAELAKASSNLGWLIDLSPSESESGGVIEPLLLAMRKGVYLRLLEDTSVVRRVFTKVSIRNKQGQTVECSGNPWLFADFEQKIMEEQCGQIQERL, encoded by the coding sequence ATGTCCGGAAGGAACATGTATTCCATAGCTGGCCCAAAGGAAGCCGCTAGGGGATCTGCGCTGGATTGCCGCGGTTTGAGCCTGATAGAGGTTTTGATCGTTGTCGCTATCGCGGCGATCCTCTTCTTGGTGTTGCAACCAGTGTTTATCACTTCAAAGCGACAGGCGATGCAGTCGGACTCCACGTCTAGGCTCCACCAACTTGGACTAGCAGCCCAAATCTATTCGGAGGCAAACGGTCTCAAGGTTAGAAGTTGCTTCGAGCTTGTCGAGGCGGGCCAGGTTCAATCGAGCCTTTGTACTGCACCCCTTGATCCCACCCAGGAAGGCTACTCAAACATTGTTATGAGGCAGCTCTCCAGGGGCAGGTTGGGTGATAAATCCGTTCACCCTCGACCGTACAAACTCTCGTTCGTAGGTTCGCGGGACGCAAACGTCTCGGATGCCGAGTTGGCAAAAGCCTCTTCAAACTTAGGCTGGTTAATTGACTTAAGCCCCAGCGAGTCCGAAAGTGGCGGCGTTATAGAGCCCTTGCTATTAGCAATGCGCAAGGGCGTTTACTTGCGGCTTCTCGAGGATACCAGCGTCGTACGGAGAGTGTTCACTAAGGTATCGATTAGGAACAAGCAGGGCCAAACCGTAGAATGCAGCGGTAATCCCTGGCTGTTTGCCGATTTCGAGCAGAAAATCATGGAAGAGCAGTGCGGTCAGATCCAAGAAAGGTTGTAG
- a CDS encoding PEP-CTERM sorting domain-containing protein, with protein sequence MKRYLPMMVLASGSVVASAQTAVGINQQVNVPIVSTPSLNILASKTVNFSDPNIQGSLTSIVATNAAFGNNLIFAWVIQNNSTSADHIARMTATGWTGFTSAVAQHDATSAGFPMFGMTALTADRSVDNIGYDFARVGGNQLGPGTNSTVFWALSNATSYRDGVANVINGTVFQVDTYAPVPEPATMLALGTGLAALAARRRRK encoded by the coding sequence ATGAAACGATACCTTCCCATGATGGTTCTGGCTTCGGGGTCTGTGGTGGCCTCGGCCCAGACTGCCGTCGGGATCAACCAGCAGGTCAACGTGCCGATCGTGAGCACGCCCTCGCTGAACATCCTCGCGAGCAAGACCGTCAACTTCAGCGACCCCAACATCCAGGGTTCCCTCACGTCGATCGTGGCTACGAACGCTGCCTTCGGCAACAACCTGATCTTCGCCTGGGTCATCCAGAACAATTCGACCAGTGCGGACCACATCGCGCGCATGACGGCCACCGGTTGGACCGGCTTCACGAGCGCCGTCGCCCAGCACGATGCCACCTCGGCCGGCTTCCCCATGTTCGGCATGACCGCGCTCACGGCTGACCGCTCGGTCGACAACATCGGTTACGACTTCGCACGCGTCGGCGGTAACCAGCTGGGCCCGGGCACGAACAGCACGGTCTTCTGGGCGCTCTCGAACGCGACGTCTTATCGGGACGGCGTGGCGAACGTCATCAATGGCACCGTGTTCCAGGTGGACACCTATGCGCCGGTGCCGGAACCGGCCACGATGCTGGCCCTCGGTACGGGCTTGGCCGCCTTGGCCGCCCGACGCCGCCGCAAGTAA
- a CDS encoding prepilin-type N-terminal cleavage/methylation domain-containing protein: protein MVRRAFTLIELLVVIAIIAILAAILFPVFVQAKNAAKQTTCLSNNKQLGTAFMLYINDYNEWFPASSDSDDLWAFWISPYLASRPENWDKPKGNVFSCPANEKAMGIEPDVFDAYPGLPQELRLTLKNGRYVFHNSYAINDSIVGENGFEYANSMTWLSPGTEYLVLEAGEKVAGETDTDLDADDVNGQTRFPNRPVEIFIGHNKGLNVLYIDTHAKYLRSNLVPDDGRQYNGQGVPMYWTPGSQAPSPWRPVYPNG from the coding sequence ATGGTTCGTCGCGCCTTCACGCTCATCGAGCTGCTCGTCGTCATCGCGATCATCGCTATTCTCGCGGCGATCCTCTTCCCGGTTTTCGTACAGGCGAAGAACGCGGCAAAGCAGACGACTTGCCTCAGCAACAACAAGCAGTTGGGCACTGCTTTCATGCTTTACATCAACGATTACAATGAGTGGTTCCCAGCCTCATCGGACAGCGACGACCTATGGGCGTTCTGGATCTCGCCCTACCTGGCCTCTCGTCCTGAGAACTGGGACAAGCCGAAGGGCAACGTGTTCAGTTGCCCTGCGAACGAGAAGGCGATGGGCATCGAGCCGGACGTGTTCGACGCTTACCCGGGCTTGCCGCAGGAGCTCCGCCTGACCCTGAAGAACGGCCGTTACGTCTTCCACAACAGCTACGCGATCAACGACAGCATCGTGGGTGAGAACGGGTTCGAATACGCGAACTCCATGACGTGGCTCTCGCCGGGCACGGAATACCTGGTGCTGGAAGCGGGCGAAAAGGTGGCGGGCGAGACGGACACCGACCTTGACGCGGACGACGTGAACGGCCAGACGCGCTTCCCGAACCGCCCGGTCGAGATCTTCATCGGGCACAACAAGGGCCTGAACGTGCTCTATATCGACACCCACGCAAAGTACCTGCGGTCGAACCTGGTGCCGGACGACGGCCGCCAGTACAACGGCCAGGGCGTCCCGATGTATTGGACCCCGGGCAGCCAGGCGCCAAGCCCGTGGCGCCCCGTCTACCCGAACGGCTAG
- a CDS encoding tyrosine--tRNA ligase has product MTVEEQVALLRRGTTEIISEDDLVRKLKLGRPLRVKLGVDPTAAHVTLGWAVVLRKLRDFQRLGHTACLVIGDFTAMIGDPSGKGKTRKQLTREEVQANVDAVSQQFYKILDPEKTEIRFNRDWLGAMSFEDVVRLCSRYTVARIMERDDFTKRWNEHRPISMHELLYPLCQGYDSVALESDIELGGNDQKFNNLVGRNLMEQFGQEAQVVILSPLLVGTDGKEKMSQSLGNYVSIVDTPNDMYGKTMSIPDELILNWFELCTDVPMDEAGQAVAANPYDAKKRLAREIVALYHSVESAEEADRYFRDTFSQRQQPVEAEEVSLPVELLVDGLAPLANLLVGLGLAASNGKARELIKQGAVGLDGEKVADPFAKLSVEDLDGKVLRVGKHRFVRLTLPR; this is encoded by the coding sequence ATGACGGTCGAAGAGCAGGTTGCGCTTTTGCGCCGGGGAACGACCGAGATCATCAGCGAGGACGACCTGGTCCGCAAGCTGAAGCTCGGCCGCCCGTTGCGGGTAAAGCTCGGGGTCGACCCGACTGCCGCCCATGTGACGTTGGGCTGGGCCGTCGTGCTGCGCAAGCTTCGAGACTTCCAGCGGCTCGGTCATACGGCCTGCCTCGTGATCGGCGACTTCACCGCCATGATCGGCGACCCGAGCGGCAAGGGCAAGACCCGCAAGCAGCTCACCCGCGAGGAGGTCCAAGCGAACGTCGACGCCGTGAGCCAGCAGTTTTATAAGATCTTGGACCCTGAAAAGACGGAAATCCGGTTCAACCGCGACTGGCTCGGGGCGATGTCGTTCGAGGACGTCGTCCGGCTCTGCTCCCGCTACACCGTGGCACGGATCATGGAGCGCGATGATTTCACCAAGAGGTGGAACGAGCACCGCCCGATCTCCATGCACGAGCTTCTCTATCCTCTTTGCCAGGGGTATGACTCCGTGGCCCTGGAATCGGACATTGAATTGGGGGGCAACGACCAAAAGTTCAACAATTTGGTTGGACGGAACTTGATGGAACAGTTCGGCCAGGAGGCGCAGGTGGTGATTCTCAGCCCGCTGCTCGTCGGCACCGACGGGAAGGAGAAAATGTCCCAGTCGCTGGGCAACTACGTCAGCATCGTCGATACCCCGAACGACATGTACGGGAAGACGATGTCGATCCCCGATGAGCTCATTTTGAACTGGTTCGAGCTTTGCACCGATGTTCCGATGGACGAGGCGGGACAGGCGGTCGCGGCCAATCCGTACGATGCCAAAAAACGGCTGGCCCGCGAGATCGTAGCCCTCTACCATTCGGTTGAATCCGCGGAGGAGGCGGACCGCTATTTTCGCGACACCTTTAGCCAGCGCCAACAACCGGTGGAGGCGGAGGAAGTCTCCCTCCCGGTGGAGCTTCTTGTCGACGGGCTTGCGCCCCTCGCCAACCTTTTGGTGGGACTCGGTCTCGCCGCGAGCAATGGCAAGGCCCGCGAGTTGATCAAGCAGGGTGCGGTGGGGCTTGACGGCGAAAAGGTCGCCGATCCGTTCGCCAAGCTCTCGGTGGAGGATCTGGACGGCAAGGTCCTGCGGGTCGGGAAGCACCGGTTCGTGCGGTTGACGCTGCCGCGCTAG
- a CDS encoding DUF1232 domain-containing protein encodes MTRSNGAPSAWRALFPILVGLVYGVSPIDIVPDLIPLIGWLDDGVVMLLMFGMAIWYVARRRPSPQAIRVQARPVAPPVNHN; translated from the coding sequence ATGACGCGAAGCAATGGCGCCCCGTCTGCCTGGAGAGCCCTCTTCCCGATCCTCGTCGGGTTGGTCTATGGGGTCTCGCCCATCGACATCGTGCCCGACTTGATCCCGCTCATCGGCTGGTTGGACGACGGAGTGGTGATGCTCCTCATGTTCGGCATGGCCATCTGGTACGTCGCGCGGCGTCGACCAAGCCCGCAAGCGATCCGGGTGCAGGCGCGTCCCGTCGCCCCGCCCGTAAACCACAACTAA
- the sdhA gene encoding succinate dehydrogenase (quinone) flavoprotein subunit — MAQRKVVVVGGGLAGLMTAMKLAEAGHKVQVFSIVPVKRSHSVCAQGGINGAVNLRGEGDSPYLHFEDTITGGDFLNHQPPVMRMAERAPAIIYLLDRMGVPFNRTDEGLLSFRRFGGTLKHRTAYAGATTGQQLLYALDEQCRRFEAGGQLEKYEGWEFIGLIKDGQGRCRGIVGQDMRTMKIESFPADAVVIASGGNGVIFGRSTNSIINTGNPVSICYEQGAVYGNPEMVQIHPTAIPGEDKCRLMSESVRGEGGRLWTPRDPMDGRPAAQIPEADRWYFCEELDPVYGNLLSRDLVSFTIYCVCRIGRGVKGMQQVYLDIGHLHREKGWSRELINDKLGGVLEIYEKFMREDPIDNPMRIYPAVHYTMGGLWVDYEKGTDGATLDVGSPRNQMTSIPGLYAAGECEYQYHGANRLGANALLTCLTGGELAALGVQAYLQKMEVSAEDLPSSARDEARAQRQAEYDGLRQSKGAENPYQLAAELQELMWNNCGIWRLQRDLLATRDRLQELGERADRCGLLDESGWQNQAIPYVRTVKHMVEMSKAIVGGAIIRDESRGAHFKLDTPERDDEKWLVTTKAAWTPGGPEFDLSEKVETNVMAPRPRKYRINQNKVVREIMGADFFEKAGLGKADEAAPVGP; from the coding sequence ATGGCGCAGCGTAAGGTCGTGGTCGTCGGAGGAGGGTTGGCGGGGCTCATGACCGCCATGAAGTTGGCGGAGGCGGGGCACAAGGTGCAGGTCTTCAGCATCGTCCCGGTCAAGCGGAGCCACAGCGTGTGCGCCCAGGGCGGCATCAACGGGGCCGTGAACCTGCGGGGCGAGGGCGACTCGCCCTACCTGCACTTCGAGGACACGATCACGGGCGGCGACTTCCTGAACCACCAGCCCCCGGTCATGCGCATGGCCGAGCGCGCCCCCGCCATCATCTATCTCCTCGACCGCATGGGCGTCCCTTTCAACCGCACCGACGAGGGGCTACTCAGCTTCCGCCGGTTCGGCGGCACCCTCAAGCACCGCACCGCCTACGCCGGCGCGACGACGGGGCAGCAGCTGCTCTACGCGCTGGACGAGCAGTGTCGCCGGTTCGAAGCGGGCGGGCAGCTCGAAAAATACGAGGGATGGGAGTTCATCGGGCTGATCAAGGACGGCCAGGGGCGGTGCCGCGGCATCGTCGGGCAGGACATGCGCACGATGAAGATCGAGTCTTTTCCGGCGGACGCAGTCGTGATCGCCAGCGGCGGCAACGGCGTGATCTTCGGCCGCAGCACGAACTCGATCATCAACACAGGCAACCCGGTGAGCATCTGTTATGAGCAAGGCGCGGTCTACGGCAACCCCGAGATGGTGCAGATCCACCCGACCGCCATCCCCGGCGAGGACAAGTGCCGGCTGATGAGCGAGTCCGTGCGCGGCGAGGGAGGACGGCTCTGGACGCCGCGCGACCCGATGGACGGGCGACCCGCGGCTCAGATACCCGAAGCCGACCGGTGGTACTTCTGCGAAGAGCTCGACCCGGTCTACGGCAACCTGCTGAGCCGCGACCTCGTGAGCTTCACGATCTATTGCGTCTGCCGCATTGGCCGGGGCGTGAAGGGGATGCAGCAGGTCTACCTGGACATCGGCCACCTGCACCGAGAGAAGGGGTGGAGCCGCGAGCTGATCAACGACAAGCTCGGCGGCGTGCTCGAGATCTATGAGAAGTTCATGCGCGAGGATCCGATCGACAACCCGATGCGGATCTATCCGGCCGTTCACTATACGATGGGCGGGCTCTGGGTGGACTATGAGAAGGGCACGGACGGCGCGACGCTGGACGTCGGTTCTCCCCGCAACCAGATGACCTCCATCCCGGGGCTCTATGCGGCCGGCGAGTGTGAATACCAGTACCACGGGGCAAACCGGCTCGGGGCGAACGCGTTGCTGACGTGCCTCACCGGCGGCGAGCTCGCCGCGCTCGGCGTGCAGGCGTACCTGCAGAAGATGGAGGTCTCGGCGGAAGACCTGCCGTCCTCGGCCCGGGACGAAGCTCGGGCCCAGCGCCAGGCGGAGTACGACGGTCTGCGCCAGAGCAAGGGGGCGGAGAACCCCTACCAGCTCGCGGCCGAGCTCCAAGAGCTGATGTGGAACAACTGCGGCATCTGGCGGCTCCAGCGAGACCTCCTGGCCACCCGCGACCGCCTGCAGGAGCTGGGCGAACGGGCCGACCGTTGCGGCCTGCTCGACGAGTCCGGCTGGCAAAACCAGGCCATTCCCTACGTGCGGACGGTCAAGCACATGGTCGAGATGAGCAAGGCCATCGTCGGCGGAGCGATCATCCGGGATGAGAGCCGGGGCGCGCACTTCAAGCTGGACACGCCGGAGCGGGACGACGAGAAGTGGCTGGTCACGACCAAGGCGGCATGGACGCCAGGCGGGCCGGAGTTCGACCTTAGCGAGAAAGTCGAGACCAACGTCATGGCCCCCCGACCCAGGAAATACCGCATCAACCAGAACAAGGTCGTGCGAGAGATCATGGGCGCGGACTTCTTTGAGAAGGCGGGGCTGGGCAAGGCGGACGAGGCGGCACCGGTCGGGCCCTGA
- a CDS encoding prepilin-type N-terminal cleavage/methylation domain-containing protein — MKKAFTLIELLVVIAIIAILAAILFPVFAQAKTAAKKTTALSQTKQIGTAWQMYATDHDDLAVNVSSGGNQGIHRTDFWIVMQPYVKSVDVFFSSERTETGCYYHNENDRQNTTWGKAIYDLNPKGRCLGYGYNWGPQIYAGGGVLGPEQAIPGGGTFQPGRSLTSFEEPANLFVFGDTYDTPRPTIGMYPNSAGGKAWILDTFNVTAGTKQSQFRWGGRFHMAYADGHSKSVQYRGGLTPNVGYVYVPAQLKDRQAYCANTEEVLDGSRFSLGQISCKDFVEIPFTRNTQWSPN; from the coding sequence ATGAAAAAAGCCTTCACCCTCATCGAGCTTCTCGTCGTCATCGCGATCATTGCGATCCTCGCCGCTATTCTCTTCCCGGTCTTCGCCCAAGCCAAGACGGCCGCCAAGAAGACGACCGCGTTGAGCCAGACCAAGCAGATCGGCACCGCCTGGCAAATGTATGCCACCGATCACGACGACCTTGCCGTCAACGTCAGCTCCGGTGGCAACCAGGGCATTCACCGCACCGACTTCTGGATCGTCATGCAGCCCTACGTGAAGAGCGTCGACGTCTTCTTCAGCTCGGAGCGTACCGAGACCGGTTGCTACTATCACAACGAGAACGACCGCCAGAACACCACCTGGGGCAAGGCGATCTACGATCTCAACCCGAAGGGCCGCTGCCTCGGCTACGGCTATAACTGGGGCCCGCAGATCTATGCCGGCGGCGGCGTCCTCGGCCCCGAGCAGGCCATCCCCGGCGGCGGCACCTTCCAGCCGGGCCGCTCGCTGACCTCGTTCGAAGAGCCCGCCAACCTGTTCGTCTTCGGCGACACCTATGACACCCCGCGCCCGACGATCGGCATGTACCCGAACTCGGCCGGCGGCAAGGCATGGATCCTCGATACCTTCAATGTCACGGCAGGCACGAAACAGAGCCAGTTCCGCTGGGGCGGCCGGTTCCACATGGCTTACGCCGACGGCCACTCGAAGAGCGTCCAGTACCGCGGAGGCTTGACCCCGAACGTCGGCTACGTCTACGTGCCGGCCCAGCTCAAGGACCGCCAGGCCTACTGCGCGAACACCGAAGAGGTCCTCGACGGCAGCCGCTTCAGCCTTGGCCAGATCTCCTGCAAGGACTTCGTCGAGATCCCCTTCACGCGAAACACCCAGTGGTCGCCGAACTAA
- a CDS encoding VOC family protein, which yields MAQLDAIGIVVKDMAESVRFYRLLGVAFPEPAEDHLEATMPNGLRIMLDSVEMVKSFKPWVEPVGNRMNLAFLCEDAEEVDRLYRKVTEAGFTGDKEPWDAFWGQRYAQVADPDGNVVDLFAPL from the coding sequence ATGGCCCAGCTCGACGCCATCGGCATCGTCGTCAAGGACATGGCGGAGTCCGTCCGCTTCTACCGACTGCTCGGCGTCGCCTTCCCCGAACCCGCCGAGGACCACCTTGAGGCGACCATGCCCAACGGCCTGCGGATCATGCTCGACAGCGTCGAGATGGTGAAGTCTTTCAAACCCTGGGTGGAACCCGTGGGCAACCGTATGAACCTCGCCTTCCTCTGCGAGGACGCGGAGGAGGTCGACCGGCTCTACCGGAAGGTCACCGAAGCCGGGTTCACCGGCGACAAGGAGCCGTGGGACGCGTTCTGGGGCCAGCGCTATGCGCAAGTGGCCGACCCCGATGGAAACGTGGTCGACCTCTTCGCGCCGCTCTGA
- a CDS encoding endonuclease domain-containing protein, whose protein sequence is MAKKRPEELVTAARRMRKEPTWAEKRLWEELRRKNVAGLKFRRQHPVIGFVADFCCVAAKVVVELDGEGHEGREARDSARDAQFAGQGWLTLRYPNQHVFQDVDSVVEDIYRHCLARLPSP, encoded by the coding sequence ATGGCGAAAAAGAGGCCGGAAGAGCTCGTCACGGCTGCCCGGCGGATGCGGAAAGAGCCGACGTGGGCGGAGAAGCGGCTTTGGGAAGAGCTGAGGCGCAAGAACGTGGCGGGCCTGAAGTTCCGTCGCCAGCACCCGGTCATCGGCTTCGTCGCCGACTTCTGCTGCGTCGCGGCCAAGGTCGTGGTCGAGCTCGACGGCGAAGGGCACGAGGGTCGCGAAGCTCGCGACTCGGCGCGGGACGCCCAGTTCGCGGGGCAGGGATGGCTGACTCTGCGCTATCCCAACCAGCACGTTTTCCAGGACGTCGACTCGGTCGTCGAAGACATCTATCGCCACTGCCTCGCCCGTCTCCCCTCCCCCTGA
- the polA gene encoding DNA polymerase I, protein MARKRLVIIDGYSLLFRSFYGTRFLSTSKGVPTNALFGFVNTLVAMLNDYKPDAIVVALDAPGKTFRHTEFSEYKGTRRETPSELQSQLAFSREMISALNIPTLELVGYEADDIIGTLSLKARESEYDTLIVSGDRDSFQLIDESVTVLMPQTGGGHKLYDVAAVVERFQFQPLQMIDYKALAGDASDNIPGVPKIGDKSATVLLEQFGTVEGIIERFDEVPPKFQKLIEPYIEQMKLSKRLATIARDAPVQYDCAPYTIDEEHVAQIRDMMESLEFKALSRRLENALGPYRTASADRAAAEVGIENLELEIKPPVTSYEELRSWVSDQAFSLVPHTESVQPSMFEESRPEYFVGLGGVVRSVPLEFVEALMHATAAQAIGHDLKPTYKRFALDGAVPRFDSMLAGYVLQSGRSGYDINDLSLAYLEVPARTPELQASALHYLEKALGDRLDKEGQTKVFKEIEMPLVPILAKMETTGIAVDRTCLESLSGSLDVSIGQCQTLVYELAGGEFNISSPKQIGEVLFEKLALPGGRKTKTGWATGAEILAEMEHPVAREIVNYRELTKLKGTYADALPKLIAFDGRIHTTYNQTVAATGRLSSNDPNLQNIPVRTELGRQIRKAFVASPGFMLASFDYSQIELRILAHMAQDPNLVEAFEKREDVHTVTASLMFHQSLEDTTKEQRRLAKLLNYAVLYGVTDFGLSNQLGEGFSRSDAAALINQYNERFPAVKAFMGAVVDEARAKGFTTTLLGRRRYFPEIHAANRGIRQYAERQAMNAPLQGTAADMIKLAMIRVARLLEGKRTRLLLQVHDELLFEVALGEEDLFGPIRKAMEDALPLNIPVEVDGKIGPNWLEMSPLP, encoded by the coding sequence GTGGCTCGCAAGCGGCTCGTGATCATCGACGGGTACAGCCTGCTCTTCCGCTCCTTCTACGGCACCAGGTTTCTCAGCACGAGCAAGGGGGTTCCGACCAACGCCCTCTTCGGATTCGTCAACACGCTTGTCGCGATGTTGAACGACTATAAGCCAGATGCGATCGTCGTCGCCTTGGACGCGCCTGGAAAGACGTTTCGCCATACCGAGTTCTCAGAGTACAAAGGGACGCGCCGCGAGACGCCTTCCGAGCTGCAAAGCCAACTCGCCTTTTCGCGAGAGATGATCTCCGCGCTCAATATTCCGACTCTCGAACTTGTCGGGTACGAGGCGGACGACATCATCGGGACCCTTTCGCTCAAGGCACGTGAGAGCGAATACGACACTTTGATCGTGAGCGGCGACCGCGACAGCTTTCAACTTATCGACGAGAGCGTTACCGTCCTCATGCCCCAAACCGGAGGCGGCCATAAGCTTTATGACGTGGCAGCAGTCGTGGAGCGGTTTCAATTCCAGCCCCTGCAGATGATCGACTATAAGGCGCTCGCAGGGGACGCGAGCGACAACATACCGGGCGTACCGAAAATCGGGGACAAATCGGCCACGGTCCTGCTGGAACAATTCGGGACTGTCGAAGGGATCATCGAGCGTTTCGACGAAGTACCGCCAAAGTTTCAAAAGCTCATCGAACCTTATATCGAGCAGATGAAGCTCTCGAAGCGTCTGGCGACGATCGCACGGGACGCACCGGTCCAATACGATTGCGCACCCTATACAATAGACGAAGAGCATGTCGCCCAGATTCGCGACATGATGGAGTCCCTGGAATTCAAGGCTTTATCGCGGCGGCTCGAAAACGCCCTAGGGCCTTACCGCACAGCCTCGGCCGACCGCGCAGCTGCCGAAGTCGGGATCGAGAATCTAGAGCTTGAGATCAAGCCCCCGGTCACATCCTATGAAGAACTGCGTTCCTGGGTCAGTGACCAAGCCTTTTCCCTTGTTCCTCATACAGAATCTGTCCAGCCTTCGATGTTTGAGGAGAGCCGCCCGGAATACTTTGTCGGGTTGGGGGGAGTGGTCCGCAGCGTGCCACTGGAGTTCGTCGAGGCTCTGATGCATGCAACCGCAGCACAAGCTATCGGGCACGACTTAAAGCCGACCTATAAGCGTTTTGCCTTGGACGGCGCGGTGCCGCGCTTCGACTCCATGCTTGCCGGCTATGTGCTTCAGTCCGGACGGTCTGGATACGACATAAACGACCTGAGCCTCGCTTACCTCGAAGTTCCCGCAAGAACCCCAGAACTTCAGGCGAGCGCCCTCCACTACTTGGAGAAAGCCCTTGGCGACCGACTGGACAAAGAGGGTCAGACCAAGGTCTTCAAGGAGATCGAAATGCCGCTGGTTCCGATCCTCGCAAAGATGGAGACTACAGGGATTGCCGTCGACCGCACGTGTTTGGAATCCTTGTCGGGATCGCTCGACGTCAGCATCGGCCAGTGCCAAACTTTGGTCTACGAGCTTGCAGGGGGAGAGTTTAATATCTCGTCGCCAAAGCAGATCGGCGAAGTCCTCTTTGAGAAGCTCGCCCTTCCGGGCGGACGCAAGACGAAGACAGGTTGGGCCACTGGTGCGGAGATCCTTGCGGAAATGGAGCACCCGGTCGCGCGAGAAATCGTCAATTATCGGGAGCTGACAAAACTTAAAGGCACCTACGCCGACGCCCTCCCGAAACTCATTGCCTTCGACGGACGCATCCATACGACGTACAACCAGACTGTGGCCGCGACCGGTCGTCTTAGCTCGAACGATCCCAACCTCCAGAACATTCCTGTTAGAACCGAACTTGGGCGGCAGATTCGAAAGGCTTTCGTGGCTTCTCCCGGCTTCATGCTCGCCTCGTTCGACTACTCACAAATCGAGCTGCGCATTCTCGCCCATATGGCGCAAGACCCGAACCTCGTCGAGGCGTTCGAGAAGAGGGAGGACGTCCACACCGTGACGGCGTCGCTTATGTTCCATCAATCGCTGGAAGACACCACAAAGGAACAACGGAGACTAGCGAAACTCCTTAACTACGCCGTGCTCTATGGCGTCACAGACTTTGGACTTTCTAACCAGTTAGGCGAGGGCTTTTCACGCTCGGACGCGGCTGCGCTCATCAACCAGTACAACGAACGTTTCCCGGCGGTAAAGGCGTTCATGGGCGCGGTGGTGGACGAGGCGAGGGCCAAAGGCTTCACCACCACGCTGCTGGGCCGGAGGAGGTACTTTCCAGAGATCCATGCCGCCAACCGCGGCATTCGCCAATACGCCGAGCGCCAAGCGATGAACGCGCCGCTCCAGGGCACGGCGGCCGATATGATCAAGCTCGCGATGATCCGCGTGGCCCGGTTGCTGGAAGGCAAGCGGACGAGGCTCCTGCTCCAGGTCCACGACGAGCTGCTCTTCGAGGTCGCCCTGGGCGAGGAAGACCTCTTCGGCCCCATCCGCAAGGCGATGGAGGACGCGCTCCCGCTCAACATCCCCGTCGAGGTCGACGGGAAAATCGGGCCGAACTGGCTCGAAATGTCGCCGCTGCCTTAG